In Capsicum annuum cultivar UCD-10X-F1 chromosome 8, UCD10Xv1.1, whole genome shotgun sequence, the genomic window AGGTGAAATAGTGTATACTTGGCTATCAAACACAAAAACTATTCCTATATCAGAAAGTTAACCTGCAATAACATAAATTTCTCTTTCATCTTAATATTCACCAAATAAAGGtgatttataaaaaaatcaatgtCGTAAAATCAATATTACGTAATATGAAATCAATAAATGTCAATTCTAAGAATTGTAGCAATAACAATGACAGGGGGAAACAACTAGTGACAATTTTATTAGAAGAGATTTAACAAGAAATGGAGCTAACTTGTTCCGACATGGACAAAAAATCTTACGCTAGTCATTTCAAAGGATAATCAAGAATTATAAGAATGCAGAACAGAAAGCAATCGAGAAGAGTAATTATTCATGTCTTTATTTGACACACAACGTATTTACACATGTGATGTCCACACTCTTCATTGCAGGAGAAATGGCTGCAGCCAGTCAAAAGCTGCTCTATTTGAGTGGCTAAAACTTAAAAACAGAGGGATCTATTATACCCATGCTTTTTCCATATATAGATTCAAAAAGAATTTCCCAAATGAAGTTCTACATCAACAAAGATAAATTTATGTGTACGGAGAGGTATTATTGAAACACCCCCTTAAGAAAAGAAAGGAGCTGTCAGCGAACTCCCAGTATCAATATATGCCTCCCATGAATCAAATAGACAGAGAGAAGTTTATTTGGGATTATGAAGGCACTAAACTACTACCTAGGAAAAAAGGtttagaaaaattgatgaaattctgGATCAACAAAGTTAATTTATGTGTATGAACACCCCCctggaaaaaaaagaaaggagcTATGAGTGAACCCCCAATATCAATATATGCCTCCCATGAATCAAATAGACAGAGAGAAGTTTATTTGGGATTATGAAGGCATTAAATTACTACCTAGgaaaaaaaggtttaaaaaagTTGATGAAATTCTGTATCAACAAAGTTAATTTATGTGTATGAAGAGGTACTATTGAAACACCCCCCTGGAAAAAAGAAAGGTGCTGTCAGCGAACTCCCAGTATCAATATATGCCTCCCATGAATCAAATAAACAGAGAACAGTTTATTTGGGATTATGAAGGCACTAAATTACTGCTTATGGAAAAGTTGCCTCAAACATTATACTTGTAATAATACATGATTATCAAATTAACCGGAGTTGCTGTATAACCTGGTTGAAATTTAATATTAGCTAAAATGTTCTTTGTCAAGAATATGGGAGGACTTCTTGATACGTATTGATATCAGAACTTTTTGTAAAAGCATAATGAACATTTCAAATCCCAGAAAATAGAAAACAGGAACAAAGATAGAAAGTGCTAGCACTATTTCCCTGGAAACAAAGAGCAGTTGATGAGAGCACAGAAATGAACTAGCAATAACAACCTATAAGACACTTGGATAGAATTCAATTccaataataatttcttaattgttTAACACTGAACCAATCTCCAACATTATTGGACAAGAAGATGAAATAACAATCAATTTGTCAATTTTAAGATTATGTTAAACCATAAAATCTTATCCAAACGACATCACCACTAAATAAATCTGAACACACAAACACTAACGGCATAATCCTGTAAAAAGGATAACTTCGCAAGTGCGAAACCAACCATTTACCAGCAAATAACTACCACCCTAAGAAACAAGTAGTACAGGATTTGCAAGTCAAATATCTAAACAAAAATAGCAACAATACCTTAGCATAATAATCTTTCCAAACACGACGAGCAATCTGATGCCCACCCAAATCAAACGCTTTGAACTTGATCTTACCAATACTAAGCTCCTCTGACGTTGGGTATTGTGTTGGCTGATGTTGAACCAATCTCTGCCACAATATTCAATAACCctcaatctcagattcaacaCTACAAGTATAAccaaagagcaaaaaaaaaaactagatatTTCCAACAAGCTAATCAAACTGCTAACTCTTTCCTCATAAAAACAAAACCCAATTCAATTCAGATAGAAATTGTTGAATTCGGAATAAAAAAAGACTGATTCACATACatataatcaattaaaaagagTGAAAGGGGGCAAAAGGGTAAAGAGACCTCGTCCTTCAACATATGGAGCAAGGTGGTTTTCCCTGCATTATCGAGGCCCAAAAACAAGATCTTAGCCTCTTTCTGCCATAACCCTAAAGTAGCGAGAATTCCATAGAACCAATCTACCAAGAACATCGTTGGTTGGTCCGATTCGTTTTTCTTCCGATCCGAATTAATCAAAACCCTAATGATTGAAGGAGAAGTGGCTTGGTTGGTGTCTTCTCCTCCTCGAAATGCTAACACCTGGCTGGTGTGTACAGAGAGAAGATTTGTGATGGCTAAGCTTTTGCTTTTTGTCTTCTTATATACAACCAATGTCCCAACCCTAGTCCCAACCAACCCACCCCCACCCACCTTTTGGGGGGCTTTGTGGTTGCATTCTATACGTATCTAAATTGGAAGAATATTAGTATAAAATCTTAaccaaaaagaggaaaataatagtataaatgaTGATACTACTATTCTTATATACCTTAGTAATTTCCCCAAATAATACTTGGATGATGTCATAATAATTAGTCATTTCAACATCTCTAAGGAAGTAATAATAAGATTCACCGTGAAAAAAATACATGCAATCAAATAATTGAGTTACTAAGTACATCTTTTATAGATGTTCAAGGTCTATTAAACACAGTCCCATTCTTTTCTCCGACGTTCGTCGTGTTTAGATTTTACTGCATGGTAATACAAACAATATTTGGATGCTAAAAGTTTTCGAAAACTGATATTTTGTTGCAATTATCTGTATCTATTTTGTGAATGATTCGAAGAGGACTATAAATTTGGTTTCTTATTGTGGACTGATGTTGAgattttatcaaaagatttatcTCTAATGAAtttacaaatgaaaaaaattgtgCAAGTCCTCTGCAACAAAAGCGACGTGTAGTTTCAAATGCACGAAAAGCGAGTACTGCAATGATAGCTTTGAAAGCCAATGATCATGTGCTTCATGCACCCAATTCATTTTGTTGGAAACATTGTAATAGTTGAAGTATTAGCAATTCGGAATGCAATCCAACTTAAAAGAACGTAAACGAATGCTGTCAAGACCCATCAATACTCCCTCCATTACTTTTTATACgttctcttcttatttttaaaaaaaagttttaacgatacaaattttgatcaatattttaaaatgtatttcttaattaaatttaaaagaaaattacaatTCAGAATACATTGCATAGAGTTTTTGAatatcttaattttaattttaaaaaattatattaatttaatctaatttaactttgaaaaaattaaatttactcGCGAAAAATAAAGGGAGCATATAGAAGGAAATGTATGAGGAATGACTTAGTACTAAATAGGAGAATAGCTCCATCTGGGGATGTAATAATTGCTACTATTTGTGATAATGCTATTTCTGAGGATATATCATATCTGCCTAATTGTTATTTGTGAGGATATGTGACTAATTGTTATTTGTGAGGACATCTGACATCTTAGACTTTACCCGAATAATGTAGCCTTTATAAGTGAACGGAGGGAGTAAGTTTTTGTTTTTTCCGTTTTGGCACATAGGCTTACGTAGCACGAAATCATTGGGGCTCAACTCAAAGTTTTAGACATGGACACGTGATATAACTGAAACTTCAATATAAATATTGAATTCTGAATATCACACCTTGTAGAGTAACCAGTATCAAAGAAGGATATACTGAGGCATTGTCCCTTGCTTATGCCTTGCTTGACTAGACGGGGTAAGAGTTTCTACATTTCACGTTTGAGACTAACTTGATAGTAACTACATGTCGATGTCAATATCAAAACAAATGCCGCATTCCATTTCGTTGCTCAATGCATGAGCGAATAATTATAACTTCCAGGTAATACAATGTTCAGACAAACAGTTACTTTCCATCAACCTATATATACCACAAGCTTAAACGCTAACAGACTCGAAAACAAAATTGAATCTCCGCCAAACCCATTTAGGCAACTAATGTGTGCGTGCGCTTGTATGAAGGTTGAACAAGGAACTTCTTTCTAGACTATTGCACATGTGAAAATCGAGCCAACAAGCGCCGCCAATCAGAAGCATATCCAAAATCCTATAAATTACGAATCCATCACAACGGCTCCTTGAAACTTAAGCAGCAACTGGCTCAGCAGCTGGACTAGAAGTGTTAGCTTTAACCTGCCATCCAAATGTACACATTATTGCAAAAGCTACAAATCCTTTTCAATTGTAACTGACCCATAAAAGACAACGGCCAGAGGGGGTGAATAAACTATCCCAGTGAGTCCTTGTGCGTGATGATTTTGTCAAAATAGATCATCTAATATACCAGTTAAAACTGAGAGAGAATCTCAGTTCACAACATAAGGAGGATTTCCTCCCTACCTGCAATTTTTCACATGCACATGTGTGAGGGACACTTCTGCAAATACCAGGTAGTCAGCTTATGACTTCCAAATAGAGGACAAGAAGATCTAAATACACTAAATTTAAGGATTAAAGAATAAGCCAAGCTTCAATCGTATTTTGGAGAACCCAGGTTTATCCCCCCACCGCCCACCGGAGCAACTTGACAAGGAGATGATTGTTCTACTTTCTTTTGTGTGCGCGGATAATTAACGGTATTCTAACTCATGGGGAAATGAACTATGTTATTCCCTAAAATACTACGTACAAAAGTACCCGGATTAACAGAGAACCGAGAGATTACCTTTGCTGCCTTAAAGAGTTCATCAATCACTTCAGACAAGGTTGGATGTGCATGAACAGCATACTTTATGTCCTGCAAGATGTGATTAAAATGATAAAGCAAAATGGAATAATGTTGCTAAAATGCGACTGTCATAAATTTTCTTTTACACAAGAATCATGATGCTGGAATCCAGCTGAAGATCGCAATGGTtgcaagaaaagaaatagaatttCGTAAGTGAAAAAAAAACATGTCCCTTCCATCGCTCCCCCTCAAACCTCTAACCAAATCAGTTGAGAATCTTTCCACAAACTGTTTGTTTTATGAGGGAAATACGCAATGGTAGGTAATGTATACCTGAATACATGTGCATCTTATGAGGGGAATATGCAGTGGAAGTTAATGTCTACCTGTATGCATCTTATGAGGGGAATATGCAGTGGAAGTTAATGTCTACCTGTATGCGTGTTCCCATAGCTATGGCGTTGGATGCTTCATGAATGAGGTCAGCAGCATGCATTCCAAAAATGTGAACACCTAGGATCTCCCCATTGTCGGGTCTATATATCAACTGCATTGGACAAACACTTCAGTGAACAAAAACTATCCTACTAGTCTTGGGAAACTAGAGACGGACTAAAACCATCTGAACCTACAAACAAGCTGCAAAAAGTTGCTCATTACCATAATACAAATCCTGGAAAATAAAACAAGTAGAAAAGATCAACTTGGACACCTTTGCAATTCCCTCCCCTTCATTTTCAGCAAGAGCTTTTGTGTTAGCCTTGAAACTAGTCTTGGCTACACCAATCTCAAAGCCCTCCTTTTCAGCTTTTTCTCTGGCTTGAGGCTGCAAGATTGCAAGAAAATAATAGAAGTGTTACAAAAAATGCACCAGATAACTAAAAGAAGACAAATTGGATGTAAACAAGCTAGACAAAACAGAATTTCCACTATAAATGCAAACATGCTTCAGCGAGTTTGCATACTGTTGGGTTCAGGTCCCTCTTACcttttcatgttttgatgattgacaaacctAGTAGAAGGACCAGCTACGTAAACTGGTGTTCTTAAATTCAGTCGTACAGAGTTGTCTTATGTGCCAGCTGTCCAGTACTATTCTGGCAGTAGCAGCAGAATAAGTGGGACGTGCACTGCATTGGTCCTCTTTAGTGTCCACCAATGAGAAGGCTTCTCTCCTATTGCccttcatatatattcttcatcTTGAAGAGAGAAGCCAAGTTtttgaaaaattctaaaagggCATTCTCATAAGCAAAAGCTGCATTGTGTTTGTGATCTTGCAAAGAACCAGCAACTTAGAAATTTTGCTCACAGTGAAATGTGTCCTTGTTTCTAGGTTGATTGAGTCTTTGTTTTTTGGTCTTACAATTGTAAACTCACTTCCCATTTTACAGATTCTTGTGAGTATTTTCGTTTTGAGTTCATGTTAAGTTGTTGCTTTAGCTAGAGTTAGCTAATGGAGTCTTTCAAGTAGAGCTACTATGAAAGAAGAGTAGCAATAGAGTTATTGCTAGTGAGTAGGGGCTAAGAGTTTAATTCCAAGATTGCATAAGGTTATAATAGAATTTGTTGCTTGGTGATTAGTGAAGTGGTTGGTGAAATCCTACCGGGGTAGGTTGCATCTCTCCTCTTTAATGCCATTCTACTTGGTGTTCTTGCTGTTCTTATCTCCTACAAGGACCTGGTATCGAATCAGGTCCTTGTTGCCGTGGCGGACTCATATAAACCATCACATATACATCAAGTATATGTAGACGCATAAAGTAGGCATGCTTGAATGAGTTTCATCATACTATATCAGACAAATATACAACCAGACTCATTAACCTTAGTATTTAATATATGCTGAACATCATAAAAGTGCAAAAGTCAATTTACAGTAAGTTGGCCTTTTGCTTCTGGTTCTATATAACTCACGAAATGAGACGAGATTTAAAGAGCATATAATCCACATGAAACCAGCAAGGGAAGTGCACAACAAAAAACCCAACTATACACCAAAAAAAGTTATTGTACCTCTGTTAATCCGACCATACTGATTTCGGGATGGGTAAAGCATGCAGCTGGAATACTTAAATGATTCAGGACATGGTCCTTTCCAGTGACTTGCTCTACAACTATATAAGAAATAAGGCCAAGTGTTAAACAATTACATGAAAACTTGCTTGATGATAATCATAGCAGTTGATGTCACACGAGATCATTACCAGAAATTCCTTGTGCACTTGCAGCATGTGCAAGCATCATTTTTCCATTTGCATCACCAATGCAATACAAGTGAGGAACCTAGTGATCACAAAGCCTAATGAGTTGAAAGAAAATTGTCTAGAATGCGTAAAAAGAACATTAGTCATGCCTACCAACTCTCCGCTGGCATCAATGACACGCATGCGGCTATCAACAGGAACAAATCCACGTTGTGTTTGAACATTTATCTGTTTATAAACAATAATATGAGATGTCATAACATTAATAAAGTTAGTCTCAATAAACATTCATACAACTAACATTTTCCAGGCCAAGTCCCTGTGTGAATGGAGCCCTTCCGGTTGCAATTAGAGCAGCATCTACCTGCAGCAGAATAAAATGGGAACATATAAGATGCTAGTGACAGGAATTGGGTATGCAGAGTATAGAGGATGTGGAAAACAAGATCTTAAATCTGATTATAGGGAACAAGACAAAGTTGTTCTCCCTCTTTGGATGTTCATCAATACTACGCAGAAAGACCTACCTGTGTAATCTTTTTTTACCCTTGCATAGTTTTTAATTATGTGTTGAAAGGATGTTGATTTAACTGGTACAGTTTACTTGTAATTAAATTCATCCTACATTAGTGACTTGAGCAGTGTAGATAATTTACTCATATAACAATTACAATGTGCTTATCAAGTGCATATCTTGCAGTGAAGTCCCTATATAACAGATCAATCCAAAAGTTATTGTTTTTCGATAAACAGGAGAAATACGCAATAAAGGTACTTCTACAATCCCCTGGACTTCAAATATATTAGTTTGTTGGatatgatttaaaatttatgatcttaACCAATAACCATGATCCAAGACCAAAAGGATAAAGCTTCCATCCAAAAGCATGAACAGGAAATAACAATGTAGAAACTTACTTCCAGTGTATCCTTCAGTTCCTTAGTTTTTGCATCAATAAGCTCAATAGTCACTGGTTTTCCATCCTTTGCTGGAGTTATCTGAAGAAGGTGCAACAAAACTCAGATAATGGATTGGCACATCGAGATTCAGGCTACTATTTGCATATATTACCTTGCTTGCAAATACACCTGTATGATAATCAATCTTTCGAGGATTTATGAGCACTCGCTGTGCCAATTTCCCAATCTCAGGGTCAAAGCCAGGCATGAGCTGATCTAAAGCCTCAACGAAGGTAACCTGCACAGTCATACAGTGGTCATCATAGAAAGACAGGTTATGAAAGAAAAGATTGATGTTCTGTTGCTATAGATACAAGTCTTGCAGAAAGTATAattacctcacttccaagtgccgtATACACATCACTGAATTCTAGTCCAATGTAACCACTTCCGACAATAGCAATCCATTGAGGTATAAATTCCAATTTGAGCGCATGATCACTTGTTATCACTGTCTTACCTGCAAGTGCAAGCATCGGTATCATTAAATGACGCAAGTTCAACATAAACATAGACACATAATCTTTTTTATAGCGAGAAGCTCCCGATTGCAAGGGGTGTACAGTTCGAAACTAGGTGGATAATCCCCTGATCCTCTACCCTTCTCCACTTAAATATCAAGCTTTTGACTGTGGTGGGTAGGGTTCGTACCCGTGACGCACGTTTAACCCAATGCATCACACATTGCTCTATTGCCACTACACCAAAGCCCTGGggctgtatatacatatatttcatTGATGCTTTGGACAAGAAGAGAAAGAGACCGACTTGGCATGAAAAAATCTAATGCTAATTCCGTTCTCTTTCTTGATGAGCATGCTGATTCTGTTGTCTTCTAAATAGCTTCTGGTGTTAAATATTGTGTGTACTATATCTCATGTCTAAATTTCTAAATCTCAATCAGCAATTCAACTTAGATGAACTCAAGTAACAGTACGAGAATCAATTCCAAATTTTGATGCAAAACATTAATTACAATGTCAGTCAAGTAATGTTATAGCACTTGTGCAGATGACAATTGAGCATCACCAGATACATCCAAAGAGCTACTGAACAATGAGTGAACAAACCCTTCCGCCGAACAAGTCTAGGAGTTTTGTACCAAATCTTTCATAAAAAGTGCTTCCAACATATGTGCTCAAGATTAGTAGATAGTAAAACCAATTCTTGTTAACACAAGTTTTTATCTCAAGCACTGTATATGCTACTTCACAAGTTCAGTGCATCAAAATGGACCTATAAAACTCCAACTTTCAATAAATCTTAAAATCTTCATTCCATAAATTGATGTTTCGCAAAATTTAAAACTCTGATGTCAAGAGTGTTATGACAAAAAGCATGAAGAAATCAAGTAACACAAGCTATGCTGCAGGCTGCAACCTTCAGTATATCATACATAAAAAAGACTTGCAATTCAATTATTCAGTTGTTTATCCCGTTGTGCACAGACAATAATAATTAAGAGGAAAGCACTTACCATCAACCTCAATGCCTTTGGGCACCATGGGTACTGAACCAGTAGCAATTATAATATCTTTTGCTGTTATCACAGTATCTCCATATTTGACTTTTTGTGGACCCTGAAAAAGCACAACAAAAGCTTCATCATCACAATTCAATTGGCTACAGACAAAGAGGTTAGTAGATAATAGTAATCTGTAAAATATATACGTACCAGAATTGACCCAAAACCCGTCAATATATCCACACCAAGGGATTTCATTGAATTAGTCAAATTACTACGGATCTTGGAGGCCAAATTATTTGCATGATCAGCAACAGCCTGTCTGTCATATCCCGCGGCAGCAACCTTACATGAAAGATAAATGACAGACTTAAAAAGCGAGTGTGAAAGACCTGAGTTAAAAGTTATACTGGGGGGCCCTCAAGCTTCCTTTATGGATGCAACTTAATTAACAAACAATGTATAGTCTTAAGTTATTAGTACTATGTTTCATAGTTCTGCTCCTAAACTATTCCATGTTGCCTTACCTCATGAAGCCTATGTTTTGTGATTATACAACAAATTACTTAAATGATCAATCAATTATAACCAACTTGTGCTATATCAGTACAACAGTCCAAAACCAAACATGCTAGCTTTCTAGGAGCAAGAAAAGAAACAGCTGTAGATTAAAAGACTTCATGTGGTGTACATAAGGCATCTAGGAGCAAGAACAAGAAATATAGTGGTGTTCATTAGGCTTCCAGGAACAAGAACAAGGAATACCTGTAAACCAAAAGATTTCATATGGTGCTCATTCTGAAGCTCCCGCATGCGACCACTCACAGCTAGAAGGGCTTTGGAAGGAACGCAACCCCTATTTACACATGTCCCTCCAACTACGTCCCCTTCAATGATAGCAGTTTTCAAGCCCTGCAAAGAGTTTTAAGTAATTATGCACACTATTAGCTGGAAACAACCATCCTGTTAAACCTAAGTTCGCATTCCATCCAGGCTTCAGCGATCCCACAATTAAATTGCATAGAACTATAGAAGTATAATTGATCTTTCATAGGAATTCACTCTACAATAAGCATCACCAATGTTGTTAAAGGCTCACATAAAGCGCTTAAGCCTGAAGCTGGTGAAGTCCAGCTTGTGTTGTTTTTCCTCGCTTAATTGGTACTTTAGTGTAGGCATTAATGTGATGATGCCTGTACGCCTTCATTAATGGGTTTAGGCACAACACCGTATATAACTTAATTATATTTGTGTTTAATTTACATCTTCTTGCATCACatttctataatttatttttctctgTCCCCGCTTTTCTTTGCTAAAGCCCACGCTCAAAGATCCAATTTTCTACAAATGATTCTTCATTAGGAACTATGCAATAACATACACAAATAAAGCACCTATTCCAGCTAATAATTACTTCTATTGCTGAGTAGGAAAAAAATAGTTCTAGAAAAAGAAGAGCATATGAAGTAGCAAGAAAGAAAGTAGAGAAAGCCAGCTAAACAAGCGATATCAACCGAAACAGAGtaaggtagcttcaacttcaacTGATAGTATTCTAATCACCTACGTGTAAGCTAGACAGAGAATGACGCTATTGGGAGAACATCACTATGCTAGTACTAACACAACTAACCACACCGAAAAAAGTAGGTTATACCTTCTCAACAGCATGAAGAGCAGCACCATGACCACCAACGCCAGCTCCAATAATAACCAGATCATAATCAAATTCCTTAGAAGGAGCTCCATTTCCAGACAAAGAAGCCAGGATTCTGTTAGAACAAGGACGCCTGGTCACACTAGATGACTCGATACGCCTCATAGAAATAGAAGAATTCAATCCAAAAGCTTCCCTTCTCAGACCGCAGAATCGAAGTGATCGGGGATTCAGCAAATTGACATTTCCATTGGAAGCAGCGGCGGGGGAGGAGGAGTCCGATCTGCAGATCGTAGATGgagaagagagggagagagaaattGAAGATTGCATTGTGATTATTAGGGTTTTTTTGAAGATTGAAATGTGGTGAAGGAGGGAGAAcgatatatagtgtgtgtgtgagCTTCGAGAGCTCCGTTGGAGGTGGCGGAGTTAACTAAGTAAAGactccctttcttgtgttcttttGTTGGTTGAATGAACCAACTACTTATTCCTCCcattaatttgaaaataaaaataaatacctCCTTCTTCGTTTTACTTTTCACATTTTAATCTAACATActcgttaaaaaaaaaaaaaattaataacatgttTACTTTATCATAACAAtcctattaaataatatttacactatatcttaaaattaatttaaagaaaaaataattaatattaaggataaaatagaaaaaaaattatctcctcttgatatgttaaaaatgacaagtgaaagtaaaaaatttaattagaaaattagTGACAAACAAAAACgaacaaaagaagaataaattatGCCTGGGGCATTTTTGCCCTTTTGGAAAAGGAGCAAATTTAcctttgaaatatttaaaaaaactcatatttatctttcgtttatttttttttatacaaaaaCTATCCTCAATATCCATGGAAGGAGGGTTGTTAATCGGGTGAATTTTGTGTTTAGCAATTCAACGTATTGATTATGTgcttttaaatatactaatttgTTAGTCAATCGATAAGATAATGATTGTTTTGGTATCGAATTAGAAATTAACGAATAGTATATTGAATAAATCGAAGAGATAATGAAATATCAAACAATCATTAGATGTCCTCTATTTCACCATTGACTAAATTGTTTAATATATtgtgattcatttatttattaattttttagtcgTGTTGAGTTTTGTTCGTACAAATTATTTAATAGGATAGAACATAGAactaaatatgagttttctttCAGACTTAAAATGCACATAAAAACATTTTTAATTATTggatcaaaaaaatcaaaactttgatatgatttgaatttttttaattgtatatCAAGTATTGTGGAAGACACGTTGTAATTGTATCATTTTTGTTGTGGTACTTTgtgttattaaaaataatttatcttttgatttaagaattaatttcagGTTTCATTTATATTTTCGGAAGACCGGATGCTTTGTATGGTTAGAAATCACAATAAGTGGCTTGTTTTCTTCTAagctaaaaaatgaataaaataataaattaatttttactcTTGGGGTTTAATTTACAAGAGATGCATTatatatttaatgataaaaataaaaatatgatagcTTTTAACAAATTTAACATTTTATCCAATAAGAAGATTAAGTAATTCATCTCACACCGATAAatcattaattataaaattttaattcgtTCATTAATTATTAATCTAATAAATCATTgtctaaatcaaataaattaattttgtgaTTGAGTTATAATCACAGTTTGATTTTAAACGGCCCTAACTAAGGGCCCACAAATATCCTTTAACTTTAGCCCTTGCCACCATAATTGACATGTCAATCCAACTAGGTTAAATAACTGTTAGACATGACAGaccattttaaatttagttaattagtttttaatttattttttagctttttaaaatatttgataaaattaaaaagtactaaaaaaaaattaaaaattgattaaaaaaagttaaaagtgaGAAGTTGGGTACCCCag contains:
- the LOC107839682 gene encoding dihydrolipoyl dehydrogenase 2, chloroplastic-like (The RefSeq protein has 1 substitution compared to this genomic sequence) gives rise to the protein MQFSISLSLSSPSTICRSDSSSPAAASNGNVNLLNPRSLRFCGLRREAFGLNSSISMRRIESSSVTRRPCSNRILASLSGNGAPSKEFDYDLVIIGAGVGGHGAALHAVEKGLKTAIIEGDVVGGTCVNRGCVPSKALLAVSGRMRELQNEHHMKSFGLQVAAAGYDRQAVADHANNLASKIRSNLTNSMKSLGVDILTGFGSILGPQKVKYGDTVITAKDIIIATGSVPMVPKGIEVDGKTVITSDHALKLEFIPQWIAIVGSGYIGLEFSDVYTALGSEVTFVEALDQLMPGFDPEIGKLAQRVLINPRKIDYHTGVFASKITPAKDGKPVTIELIDAKTKELKDTLEVDAALIATGRAPFTQGLGLENINVQTQRGFVPVDSRMRVIDASGELVPHLYCIGDANGKMMLAHAASAQGISVVEQVTGKDHVLNHLSIPAACFTHPEISMVGLTEPQAREKAEKEGFEIGVAKTSFKANTKALAENEGEGIAKLIYRPDNGEILGVHIFGMHAADLIHEASNAIAMGTRIQDIKYAVHAHPTLSEVIDELFKAAKVKANTSSPAAEPVAA